A stretch of the Marivirga tractuosa DSM 4126 genome encodes the following:
- a CDS encoding Crp/Fnr family transcriptional regulator produces the protein MDKSILKHYFHSLFPIEEEIVNKITEKFEYFELAKNRNLIEEKSISTKTYFLEKGYMRAYIMSEEGEEVATNIYSAPCFVNDFLSFFKQQPSKQNYQSLTPCEFWATSLENVQSNFHNIPDFREFSRLLFVINYDKLQDRMIQMASQKAESRYLELIKQKPEIFQHVPLKIIASYLGIKDSSLSRIRKEISKL, from the coding sequence ATGGATAAATCTATTCTCAAGCATTACTTTCATTCTTTATTCCCCATCGAGGAGGAAATTGTAAATAAAATCACAGAAAAGTTTGAATACTTTGAGTTAGCTAAAAACCGAAATTTAATTGAGGAGAAATCTATTAGCACCAAAACCTACTTTCTTGAAAAAGGCTATATGCGCGCTTACATCATGAGTGAGGAAGGGGAGGAAGTTGCCACTAATATTTATTCGGCTCCTTGTTTTGTAAATGATTTCCTCTCGTTTTTTAAGCAACAGCCTTCCAAACAAAATTACCAAAGCTTAACTCCATGTGAGTTTTGGGCTACGAGCCTAGAAAATGTCCAATCAAATTTTCATAATATTCCTGATTTCAGAGAGTTTAGTCGGCTTCTTTTTGTAATTAATTACGACAAACTTCAGGATAGAATGATTCAGATGGCGAGTCAAAAAGCGGAAAGCAGGTACTTAGAACTTATCAAACAAAAACCTGAGATTTTTCAGCATGTGCCTTTAAAAATCATTGCTTCCTATTTAGGGATAAAAGATAGTTCGTTGAGTAGAATTAGAAAAGAAATCAGTAAACTTTAA
- a CDS encoding T9SS type A sorting domain-containing protein, giving the protein MFFCLIFQSHSTFSQFIIHVQDWEGVSGSGNWIRNELPANKWTRGTDTNAVLNGSKATYISNDEANFGYDQATSSEAYAYKDIAFPSTGVFYVKFDWKCVGDVDGGVAYDYFRVFMVPTTTSLNETDLENEVNGFEILGPGTQNRFVEQSSFTMRNYPLTPGQNSTVRGNTYRLVLLWVNDDMLTDGVPAAVDNIIISDGDATAPLDGTYQIGKNSAGTQRFDSIMHATALLNINGVSGNINFELTDEDYTIKTGDLPLRIEDFNSNPNSTVSNAELVLQPLQNGSLTPTISGVKGGNSIFLIDRASNITINGDNGGTVSNDLSIENNSGTNPVGIQIGSDIGSTITNENITIENSNIDLSGTTGTGILISNYNDGTAPGSFNTVTISNNNFSGGEKAIYAIGDNGTANGSGLSIQNNSMDDNINPQGLTGIEINGTDNIDILHNIIGNINSSDNSNIQGIRLGANSSNVLIEKNEIYNLAHGNLYGANGISLASNTLNAGIQIRNNMIYNISADGWDYTATYFDNAIGIAVEGNQSGISILNNSIYLKEGGGNVLTANADSYTACLSIGTGATINTLKNNLLINTLGGDNSGAQPAGYTAIAYQGTFTDHFPDIDYNFYYSQAGSIAGGTESLASDFSSAASSLETLKTLSGADLSSIGASSGDIATFNGAGFTFDPERLFTAVSEGTGEYLAIDESQQEAWLMNAAGTHLVGMNEDFSGNSRNTDITAIPPSLGAFEFTANTQPVPAYQDGVIADAAITDFYVANRKIMSLTWDANGGSLPSALEVNYYPGNLPPGTGGYPVFNGYVQINATGGSGYEYDLELAYEPALLAGISTTDILLTKRSDGVNDWTSWPTAVNTVDRVFSVSNIDNGFSYFTGTDQNNPLPVELISFSAKTLLGEIQIQWETASEKNNDHFIVEKKGQDNTWVKISTVEGATNSNTLIQYSITDINPISGTQYYRLKQVDTDGKFEYSQALRVEYGVNRTEVFPNPFTDKIFVKTNGENSVERIELKNITGNAINITNEYLGQNNWEINTQSLETGTYILYVYMKNQVEVRKIVKR; this is encoded by the coding sequence GTGTTTTTTTGTCTAATATTTCAATCACATAGTACTTTTTCTCAATTTATCATACATGTCCAGGATTGGGAAGGAGTGTCTGGTAGTGGAAATTGGATTAGAAATGAACTACCAGCAAATAAGTGGACTAGGGGAACTGATACTAATGCCGTTCTCAATGGGTCAAAAGCAACCTATATTTCAAATGATGAGGCAAATTTTGGGTATGATCAGGCAACTAGCTCTGAAGCTTATGCCTATAAAGATATTGCATTCCCTTCCACTGGAGTTTTTTACGTGAAATTCGATTGGAAGTGCGTTGGTGATGTTGACGGAGGAGTTGCTTACGATTATTTCCGCGTTTTTATGGTCCCTACCACTACTTCACTAAATGAAACTGATCTAGAAAACGAAGTGAACGGATTTGAAATTCTGGGTCCTGGTACCCAGAATCGATTTGTAGAGCAGAGCTCTTTTACAATGCGTAACTACCCACTAACACCCGGACAAAACAGCACTGTTAGGGGAAATACGTATCGATTGGTTCTCCTTTGGGTAAACGATGACATGCTTACTGATGGGGTGCCAGCAGCAGTTGACAACATCATTATATCAGATGGAGATGCAACAGCACCTCTTGATGGCACCTACCAAATCGGTAAAAATTCAGCCGGGACTCAGCGATTCGACAGTATCATGCATGCCACTGCCTTACTCAATATCAATGGGGTTTCTGGAAATATAAATTTTGAATTGACAGATGAAGATTATACCATAAAAACTGGTGATTTACCTCTCCGTATTGAAGATTTCAATTCCAATCCTAATTCAACAGTTTCAAATGCTGAACTTGTTTTACAGCCACTTCAAAACGGAAGCTTAACGCCCACAATTAGTGGGGTAAAGGGAGGAAATAGCATATTTTTAATTGACAGAGCAAGCAATATCACGATAAATGGAGACAATGGGGGTACTGTTTCAAATGACCTTTCAATTGAAAATAATAGTGGCACTAATCCAGTTGGCATTCAAATAGGATCTGATATTGGTTCTACAATAACGAATGAAAACATAACGATTGAAAACAGTAATATTGACTTAAGTGGTACAACTGGAACTGGAATATTAATCAGTAATTATAATGACGGAACTGCGCCCGGTTCATTCAATACGGTCACTATTTCCAATAATAATTTTTCAGGGGGAGAAAAAGCAATTTATGCTATTGGAGATAATGGGACTGCTAATGGTTCTGGACTAAGCATTCAAAACAATTCCATGGATGATAATATTAACCCACAAGGGCTCACAGGAATTGAAATTAATGGTACAGATAACATTGATATTTTACACAACATTATTGGAAATATAAATTCAAGTGATAACAGCAATATTCAAGGAATCCGTTTGGGTGCAAATTCATCAAATGTACTAATCGAAAAAAATGAAATCTATAATTTAGCACATGGTAATCTTTATGGAGCGAACGGAATTTCTTTAGCAAGCAATACTTTGAATGCAGGTATTCAGATCAGGAACAATATGATTTATAATATCTCGGCAGATGGCTGGGATTATACAGCTACTTATTTTGATAATGCAATTGGGATTGCTGTTGAAGGAAATCAATCCGGTATATCAATTTTAAACAACTCAATATATTTAAAAGAAGGAGGAGGCAATGTTCTTACGGCAAATGCGGATTCTTATACGGCTTGTTTATCTATTGGCACTGGAGCAACAATCAACACATTAAAGAACAACCTATTGATCAATACCTTAGGCGGTGATAATAGCGGTGCACAACCTGCTGGATATACCGCAATTGCTTATCAAGGAACATTTACCGATCATTTCCCTGATATTGATTACAATTTCTATTATAGTCAGGCAGGAAGCATTGCTGGAGGAACTGAATCGTTGGCCAGTGATTTTTCTAGTGCTGCTTCATCATTGGAAACTTTAAAAACCTTGAGCGGGGCAGACCTAAGTTCGATCGGAGCTTCAAGTGGAGATATTGCTACATTTAATGGGGCAGGATTTACATTTGATCCCGAAAGATTGTTCACAGCCGTAAGTGAAGGAACTGGGGAATATTTAGCAATTGATGAATCTCAACAAGAGGCTTGGTTAATGAATGCAGCCGGCACCCATTTAGTGGGCATGAATGAGGACTTTTCAGGAAATTCCAGAAACACAGATATAACTGCAATCCCACCAAGTTTGGGAGCTTTTGAATTTACGGCTAACACCCAGCCTGTGCCTGCTTATCAGGATGGTGTTATTGCAGATGCTGCCATAACCGATTTTTATGTGGCAAACCGAAAAATAATGTCACTGACTTGGGACGCAAATGGGGGAAGTCTTCCATCGGCTCTAGAAGTGAATTATTACCCAGGAAATCTTCCGCCTGGTACAGGAGGTTATCCTGTATTTAATGGATACGTACAGATTAACGCTACAGGTGGCAGTGGGTATGAATATGATCTCGAATTAGCTTATGAACCTGCTTTGCTTGCTGGAATTTCAACCACGGATATTCTTCTTACAAAGCGCTCTGATGGGGTAAATGACTGGACATCTTGGCCTACTGCTGTAAATACGGTCGATAGGGTTTTCTCGGTTAGTAATATTGATAATGGGTTCAGTTATTTTACCGGTACTGATCAAAATAACCCGTTACCAGTAGAACTCATTTCATTTTCTGCCAAAACGCTACTTGGAGAAATTCAAATTCAGTGGGAAACGGCATCTGAAAAAAATAACGACCACTTTATAGTTGAGAAAAAAGGACAAGATAATACATGGGTAAAAATCTCAACAGTTGAGGGTGCTACTAATTCAAATACCTTGATTCAATATTCCATCACAGATATAAATCCTATTTCAGGAACACAATATTACCGACTCAAGCAAGTGGATACTGATGGAAAGTTTGAATACTCACAAGCTCTTAGAGTTGAGTATGGAGTCAACAGAACTGAAGTATTTCCAAATCCATTTACAGATAAAATCTTTGTGAAAACCAATGGTGAAAATTCAGTTGAAAGAATTGAGTTGAAAAATATCACAGGTAATGCAATTAATATAACAAATGAATATTTAGGTCAAAACAATTGGGAAATCAACACCCAATCTTTAGAAACTGGCACATATATTCTATACGTGTACATGAAAAATCAAGTGGAAGTACGGAAGATCGTTAAGCGATAG
- a CDS encoding WD40/YVTN/BNR-like repeat-containing protein, with the protein MRKSFIKQWIFTLLAIGFYFTALAQEVDLEKLKGIDVRSIGPAGMSGRITAIDVVHDNPQVMYVGSASGGLWKSESGGVDWKPVFDEEQILSIGAVAIQQDNPDVIWVGTGEGNPRNSLNGGYGLYKSLDGGKSWKLMGLEKTRNIHRIRIDPKNPNTVYVGAIGSPWGEHPERGVYKTTDGGKSWTKSLFVDNKTGVAELIMDPNNPNKLFAAMWEHRRKPWTFTSGGPGSGLYMTVDGGENWKKLSDEDGLPKGDLGRIGLAISAADSKTVYALIESKKNALYKSTDGGYKWKMINADMGEIGNRPFYYAELYADPSNENRVYTIFTYVNVSEDGGKSFKELMPAYGTEVGVHPDHHAWYIHPENPDMMLDGNDGGLNITYDGGETWRFVQNLPVGQFYHVNVDNDYPYNVYGGMQDNGSWIGPAYAWKSQGIRNSYFQELAFGDGFDVMPDPDNSRYGFAQSQQGFVVRYDRETGNNQIVRPTHPDKDVLLRFNWNAAIAQNPFDNSSVYFGSQFLHKTTDKGQTWEIISPDLTTNNPEKQKQFESGGLTYDATGAENNTTITAIAPSSLKEEVIWVGTDDGNIQLTQDGGQTWNKVSTNIKGFPAESWVAQIQASTYNAGEAFVVVNNYRNFDFKPYLFHTTNYGKSWTNLTSGEDVWTFTLSVVQDPEEPNLMFLGTDGGLYFSINKGQNWQKWTNDYPNVPTRDMVIHPREHDLVIGTFGRAIYVMDDIRPLRELATEGKTILDQPLKLFTPPTAYQAVNQQPSGSRFGANALFNGENRNSNAMISYLINKPEQKEEDKEEKKGEEEENDEKKITYDSLKLKVYTMDGELIRTLREKAPKENGLHRMYWRMDEAGQRGPSRRLTKEDAEESGGVDVMPGKYKLVMHFGEHKDSTEIEVKFDPRLDVDKADLKARYDFLKSIEKMQETAYEASQRILEAKETADHYIKWMKEKDKEAFKDQIKASKAIKDTLEVLFEPFVGEDFSEKQGIIRTPIPDIGDRIGNAYYYTAASFDEPGDTQERLKKQAEEALKPAIDALNEFFAEDWKAYQESISELDLSLFEEYEAIEVKE; encoded by the coding sequence ATGAGGAAATCATTTATAAAACAATGGATTTTTACTTTGCTTGCTATAGGCTTTTATTTTACAGCCTTAGCACAAGAAGTAGATTTAGAAAAACTTAAAGGCATTGATGTCCGCAGCATTGGCCCTGCTGGCATGAGTGGGAGAATCACCGCCATTGATGTTGTGCATGATAATCCGCAAGTGATGTATGTCGGTTCCGCTTCAGGTGGTCTATGGAAATCTGAAAGTGGAGGTGTGGATTGGAAGCCAGTATTTGATGAAGAACAAATCCTTTCTATAGGTGCCGTGGCCATTCAGCAAGATAATCCTGATGTGATATGGGTAGGTACTGGAGAAGGAAATCCTCGAAACAGTTTGAATGGAGGATATGGTCTTTATAAATCCTTAGACGGAGGAAAAAGCTGGAAACTGATGGGTTTAGAGAAAACCCGTAACATCCACCGAATCAGAATTGATCCCAAAAATCCTAATACAGTTTATGTTGGTGCAATAGGTTCTCCTTGGGGAGAGCACCCTGAAAGAGGCGTTTACAAAACCACAGATGGTGGTAAAAGCTGGACGAAAAGTCTTTTTGTAGATAACAAAACCGGGGTTGCGGAATTGATCATGGATCCCAATAATCCCAATAAATTATTTGCTGCCATGTGGGAACACAGAAGAAAGCCGTGGACATTCACATCTGGTGGTCCAGGTTCTGGTTTATACATGACTGTGGATGGTGGTGAAAACTGGAAAAAGTTAAGCGATGAGGATGGTTTGCCTAAAGGGGATTTAGGAAGAATAGGTTTAGCCATTTCAGCTGCAGATTCCAAAACCGTTTATGCTTTAATTGAATCTAAAAAGAATGCATTATATAAATCAACTGATGGCGGCTATAAATGGAAAATGATCAATGCGGACATGGGAGAAATCGGTAACCGCCCATTTTACTATGCAGAATTATATGCTGACCCATCCAATGAAAATAGAGTTTACACCATTTTCACCTATGTAAATGTAAGCGAAGATGGCGGAAAATCATTCAAAGAGTTAATGCCTGCTTACGGTACTGAAGTAGGGGTTCACCCCGATCACCATGCTTGGTATATCCATCCGGAAAATCCAGATATGATGTTAGATGGAAATGATGGTGGTTTAAATATTACTTATGATGGGGGCGAGACTTGGAGATTTGTACAGAATCTTCCGGTTGGACAGTTTTACCATGTCAATGTAGATAATGATTATCCTTATAATGTGTATGGCGGAATGCAAGACAACGGCAGTTGGATTGGCCCGGCTTACGCTTGGAAGTCACAAGGAATCAGAAATTCCTATTTCCAGGAATTAGCTTTTGGCGATGGTTTTGATGTAATGCCAGATCCTGACAATTCGAGATATGGATTTGCTCAATCTCAGCAAGGTTTTGTGGTTCGTTATGATAGGGAAACAGGTAACAATCAAATTGTAAGACCCACACATCCTGATAAAGATGTGTTGTTAAGATTCAATTGGAATGCGGCCATAGCTCAAAACCCATTTGATAATAGCTCTGTTTATTTTGGTAGTCAGTTTTTACATAAAACCACCGATAAAGGGCAAACCTGGGAAATCATTTCACCAGATTTGACAACCAACAATCCTGAAAAGCAAAAGCAATTTGAAAGTGGTGGCTTAACTTATGACGCTACAGGGGCAGAAAATAATACGACCATTACGGCAATTGCTCCATCTTCACTAAAAGAAGAAGTAATTTGGGTAGGTACTGATGATGGAAATATTCAGCTTACGCAAGATGGAGGTCAAACATGGAACAAAGTAAGCACCAACATTAAAGGCTTCCCGGCTGAATCATGGGTAGCGCAAATTCAAGCTTCAACTTACAATGCAGGTGAAGCATTTGTTGTGGTGAATAATTATAGAAATTTTGATTTTAAACCCTATTTATTTCATACAACAAACTACGGTAAGAGTTGGACTAATTTAACTTCAGGTGAAGATGTTTGGACATTTACCTTAAGTGTAGTCCAAGATCCTGAAGAGCCGAACCTAATGTTCTTAGGAACGGATGGCGGTTTATATTTTAGCATTAATAAAGGCCAGAACTGGCAAAAATGGACCAATGACTATCCTAATGTTCCTACGCGTGATATGGTGATTCATCCACGTGAGCATGATTTAGTAATTGGTACTTTCGGTCGAGCCATTTATGTGATGGATGATATTCGTCCTCTACGGGAATTAGCTACTGAAGGCAAAACGATATTAGATCAGCCTTTGAAATTATTTACCCCTCCAACTGCTTATCAGGCCGTAAATCAGCAGCCAAGTGGTTCTCGCTTTGGAGCGAATGCGCTTTTCAATGGAGAAAATAGAAATTCGAATGCGATGATTTCTTATTTGATTAATAAGCCAGAACAAAAGGAAGAAGATAAAGAGGAGAAAAAAGGGGAGGAAGAGGAAAATGATGAGAAAAAAATTACTTATGATTCCCTCAAGCTTAAAGTTTACACGATGGATGGTGAATTGATCCGTACCTTAAGAGAGAAAGCTCCTAAGGAAAATGGCTTACACCGCATGTATTGGAGAATGGATGAGGCGGGACAACGAGGCCCTAGCAGAAGATTGACCAAAGAAGATGCTGAAGAGTCAGGCGGAGTGGATGTAATGCCAGGAAAATATAAGTTGGTGATGCACTTTGGCGAGCATAAAGATTCCACAGAGATTGAAGTGAAATTCGATCCTCGTTTGGATGTAGATAAAGCAGACTTAAAAGCACGATATGATTTCTTGAAATCCATAGAAAAGATGCAAGAGACTGCATATGAAGCCAGCCAAAGGATATTGGAAGCTAAAGAAACTGCTGATCATTACATTAAATGGATGAAAGAAAAAGATAAAGAAGCCTTCAAAGACCAGATTAAGGCGAGCAAAGCCATAAAAGATACCTTGGAAGTATTATTTGAGCCTTTTGTTGGAGAAGACTTTAGTGAAAAGCAAGGGATTATTAGAACGCCAATTCCAGACATAGGCGATAGAATCGGGAATGCTTATTACTATACGGCCGCTAGTTTTGACGAACCTGGTGATACTCAGGAAAGGTTGAAAAAGCAGGCAGAAGAAGCCTTAAAACCTGCTATTGATGCTCTTAATGAATTTTTTGCAGAAGATTGGAAAGCCTATCAAGAAAGCATTAGCGAATTGGATCTTTCCCTTTTTGAAGAATATGAGGCAATTGAAGTAAAAGAATAA
- a CDS encoding DUF6090 family protein — MIKFFQRIRRKLLTENKFSQYLAYALGEILLVVIGILIALAINNWNNFRHDRNLEEKYLKEIASNLKQDLEDIDFNLKFNQDKYQSNQIVLEFINNNMNYNDSLNRHFGNLLGSTRSIVNRSGYETLKSKGLEIISNDSLRQMLSTHYEIKYHNIIDFEYKDDHQHQYQILWPEVINSIYIKDMWENGKPIDIAKIRDNYSLRSALAANLFLREYMISNYNRIYDNTVKVITAIEKELERE; from the coding sequence ATGATTAAATTTTTTCAACGAATCAGAAGAAAACTACTTACTGAAAATAAATTTAGCCAGTATTTAGCTTATGCTCTTGGTGAGATTTTACTGGTGGTTATTGGTATTTTAATAGCTCTTGCAATAAATAACTGGAATAATTTCAGGCATGATAGAAACCTTGAAGAGAAGTACCTTAAAGAAATCGCCAGTAATCTAAAACAAGACTTGGAGGATATAGATTTTAACTTGAAGTTTAATCAAGACAAATATCAATCCAACCAAATTGTATTAGAATTCATAAATAACAACATGAATTACAATGACTCGCTCAACAGACATTTTGGTAATTTGCTTGGCTCCACCAGATCAATAGTGAATAGAAGTGGTTATGAAACACTTAAATCAAAAGGTCTCGAGATTATATCCAATGACTCCCTTCGTCAAATGCTATCCACACATTATGAAATAAAGTATCATAATATTATAGATTTTGAGTACAAAGATGATCATCAGCATCAATATCAGATATTGTGGCCAGAGGTTATAAACTCAATTTATATAAAAGATATGTGGGAAAATGGAAAACCGATTGACATTGCAAAAATTAGAGATAATTATTCTTTAAGAAGTGCTTTAGCAGCAAATTTATTTTTGAGAGAGTATATGATAAGTAATTACAATAGAATTTATGATAATACTGTTAAAGTAATTACTGCAATAGAGAAGGAATTGGAAAGGGAATAA
- a CDS encoding ketopantoate reductase family protein — translation MKKKHIAIIGLGGVGGYFGFKICQNKLSEKHTVSFVARGETYRKLQADGLTLLSEEHPNHRTQADALFQNIVEMPRPDLVLICVKEYDLENVCQQLKSVISEDTIILPMMNGADIHERIRLVLPEQTILPSCIYVASHIKSKGVVEHKGKSGKLILGRDQEHSKRQLDWVLELLENSKINYEFKDNSLVDIWEKFIFIASVGLVSAKYNSSIGEACNNPQQKDETKRIMQEIKEIADKKEIGLATDIVDQTLAKSSAFPYDTPTSIQLDINAGKKHNELELFAGAIIKYATALQLATPYTQQIYQELKAKLNVA, via the coding sequence ATGAAGAAAAAACACATTGCTATTATCGGTCTAGGGGGAGTAGGCGGATATTTTGGATTTAAAATCTGCCAAAACAAACTAAGTGAAAAGCACACGGTATCCTTTGTAGCAAGAGGTGAAACTTATCGAAAGCTTCAAGCGGATGGACTTACTTTACTTTCTGAAGAACACCCTAATCATAGAACCCAAGCCGATGCGCTATTTCAAAATATAGTAGAAATGCCACGGCCTGATTTGGTTTTAATCTGCGTGAAAGAATATGATTTGGAAAATGTTTGTCAGCAGCTAAAATCAGTAATTAGCGAGGATACAATAATACTACCCATGATGAATGGAGCAGATATCCATGAACGAATTCGACTAGTTTTACCCGAGCAGACAATTTTGCCTTCTTGTATTTATGTGGCTTCTCATATCAAAAGTAAAGGAGTAGTTGAACATAAAGGTAAATCAGGTAAATTAATTTTGGGAAGAGACCAGGAGCATTCCAAAAGGCAGCTAGATTGGGTGCTTGAGTTACTGGAAAACAGCAAAATTAATTATGAGTTTAAAGACAATTCATTAGTTGATATTTGGGAAAAATTCATCTTTATCGCCAGCGTTGGATTGGTTTCAGCAAAATACAATTCATCTATAGGGGAAGCATGCAATAATCCACAGCAAAAGGATGAGACCAAAAGAATAATGCAGGAAATAAAAGAAATTGCAGACAAAAAGGAAATTGGTTTAGCTACTGATATAGTGGATCAAACGCTGGCCAAGTCTTCTGCATTTCCTTACGATACACCTACTTCCATTCAGTTGGATATTAATGCAGGAAAGAAACATAATGAACTAGAGTTATTTGCTGGAGCTATCATCAAATATGCTACGGCCCTGCAGTTGGCGACTCCTTATACTCAGCAAATATATCAGGAATTAAAGGCTAAGTTGAATGTAGCTTGA